A single window of Candidatus Neptunochlamydia vexilliferae DNA harbors:
- a CDS encoding tetratricopeptide repeat protein → MSINSPQEPRNFCHSLLSCLCLFSSQETHEEKVPIINNQRSHTKSYEVAKHVIKNQSISTSFKQKNHLPLSQQIRSNTAKQSKNIQLASSSTKKSSSAPDTAGILYKSLEEAFEKNNPQGQIEYLNHLGRLALSKKNHLRAANLFNAAFSVAKRDLKQDCSYKTYLKNLEDVERHFLEKNYGIDLCLYDQHAIRSARKSLQKIREKVRDTENKNYIKVIQKYLTDEYQNILRSFFDEAFKLFGPPPTSFSVIALGSMSRKEMCPYSDVEFAILTRKQTQETKNYFRKVSLFLELRFVNLGESKWNIIRPKRQPDGSMREPISLIPEGFSMDIGGLSPNGKKGVYDLIGNTKSLARFQNPKWLQVNKAEIILANAMATTSHIMGDIDLTKEYQNHVKRWLDQSIHEKKIASSSKNKGKTTSTGKKALVRKRRAIDLLKGHVEEFRPYLDDSRVEERAFNVKKDLYRPIQMALGSLYLYYDLKSTNSFDRLKELEQRGIFSKEGAKNLLKALEMILKLRMQCHLFYKQEKEFLYRSRGEKDDLAKGLLLIGKKESNVILEIYKILIPLHLKMKAFVENPIVSLADVSFYDEKVGKITPNAENTLDLEIAETSYMQVAAFRPDDPEALDNLQRVKLTVGEALKAVNYNKERLRVLKKSHNNQPHPSIAACLTSLGGAYHRSGQLELALSSHKKSLSMCEKIFGDTPDSLTIGILQNLGYVLKDLGNPKEGLVYYTKALKMAKQLHLKDSLIVTILQNMGAAHRALGEPQKALDLYSQTLDKFQKLTDKNYDIEISHCLNNMGTASYDLKNYKKALDFHKESLSILKKIFKDRDHPMIAGSLKEIGIVYLALEEPQKAEDYLKNGLIILKRVFQDKPHPSLAYTLNNLSYVQSHLGNKIEAAKYGRQAYKIATVVFGDSHPATQQIKKNFELSEKEALEEEIKRASNSHGQSSSSHQKQTVEMVLLTHLKELISKYGDVPDPNTAEILRELGTMEKNTGTPQKALFYYEKSLDMLKKLHGNSDHIEVAKTLNQIGLAHASLGDQKSAITFLKEAVKMKQVAYRHLPHIDTANSLNNLGGLLLVETKPKEALNYLSKALKMLQAIYQGKANHEEFGCLKNMGEAYKSMKDYIKARNYFEKAVRMHKACFGNKPTPHIVQALLSIGMFSEMIKDPEKAFEAYRQGLITYTTLYGEQPQHNLFMLLNGIGSAAEDLGKKKMAAEYSIKAHDTAKKVFGPNHPITELARKRFFSLNGIIDLGNGKIAINFDSLFK, encoded by the coding sequence ATGTCTATAAACAGCCCACAGGAGCCTAGAAACTTTTGTCACTCTCTGTTATCATGTCTATGTCTGTTCTCAAGCCAAGAGACCCATGAAGAAAAAGTCCCCATCATCAATAATCAAAGAAGCCATACTAAAAGTTATGAAGTTGCAAAACATGTGATTAAAAATCAATCGATTAGCACTTCTTTCAAACAAAAAAATCACCTTCCCTTATCGCAGCAAATCAGGTCTAATACCGCTAAACAGTCTAAAAATATTCAATTAGCATCATCTTCGACAAAAAAAAGCTCCAGTGCGCCAGACACCGCTGGCATTCTCTATAAGTCCCTTGAAGAAGCCTTTGAGAAAAATAATCCTCAAGGTCAGATTGAATATCTTAACCATCTTGGCCGCCTTGCTCTTTCTAAAAAAAACCACCTAAGAGCTGCAAACCTTTTTAATGCAGCATTTTCTGTTGCAAAAAGGGACCTTAAACAGGACTGTTCCTATAAAACTTATTTAAAAAATCTTGAAGATGTCGAGCGGCACTTTTTAGAAAAGAATTATGGCATTGACCTTTGTCTTTATGACCAGCATGCAATTAGAAGTGCAAGGAAGAGCCTACAAAAAATTAGGGAGAAGGTTCGAGATACTGAAAATAAAAACTATATTAAAGTAATCCAGAAATATTTAACGGATGAGTATCAAAATATTCTACGTTCTTTTTTTGATGAAGCTTTTAAACTTTTTGGTCCTCCCCCAACTTCATTTTCGGTAATAGCGCTTGGATCGATGAGTCGAAAAGAAATGTGCCCTTACTCAGATGTAGAATTTGCTATTTTGACTCGAAAACAGACTCAAGAGACTAAAAATTATTTTCGGAAGGTCAGCCTGTTCTTAGAGCTTAGGTTTGTTAACCTTGGAGAGAGCAAATGGAATATTATTCGCCCTAAGAGACAACCTGATGGGAGTATGAGAGAACCCATTAGCTTAATCCCAGAGGGATTTAGCATGGATATTGGGGGGCTATCCCCTAATGGCAAGAAGGGTGTTTATGACTTGATTGGTAACACGAAAAGTCTTGCTCGATTTCAAAATCCTAAATGGCTACAGGTTAACAAAGCAGAAATCATCCTTGCAAATGCAATGGCAACAACCTCCCATATAATGGGAGATATAGATTTAACAAAGGAGTATCAAAACCATGTTAAAAGGTGGCTAGATCAGTCAATCCATGAAAAAAAAATTGCTAGCTCTTCTAAAAACAAGGGTAAAACAACCTCAACCGGAAAAAAAGCACTAGTCAGAAAGAGAAGAGCCATAGATCTGTTAAAAGGCCATGTGGAAGAGTTTAGGCCCTACTTAGACGATAGTAGAGTTGAGGAAAGGGCATTCAATGTTAAAAAGGATCTGTATCGTCCCATCCAAATGGCTCTGGGAAGTCTATATCTTTATTACGACCTTAAGTCGACGAATAGCTTTGATCGATTGAAAGAGCTTGAACAAAGAGGTATCTTTTCAAAAGAAGGGGCCAAAAATCTTCTCAAAGCTTTAGAGATGATCCTTAAACTAAGGATGCAATGCCATCTTTTCTACAAGCAAGAAAAAGAATTTCTTTACCGCTCTCGGGGAGAAAAAGATGATTTAGCAAAAGGACTCCTCCTTATTGGAAAAAAAGAAAGCAATGTGATTCTTGAAATTTATAAGATATTGATTCCTTTGCACTTGAAGATGAAGGCTTTTGTGGAAAACCCGATAGTTTCTTTAGCAGATGTCTCTTTTTACGATGAGAAGGTAGGAAAAATAACACCTAATGCTGAAAATACACTTGACCTCGAAATAGCTGAGACATCTTATATGCAAGTAGCAGCTTTTAGGCCCGATGATCCTGAGGCTCTTGATAACCTTCAAAGAGTTAAGCTAACGGTTGGAGAAGCCTTAAAAGCTGTTAATTACAACAAAGAGAGATTAAGGGTTTTAAAAAAATCCCATAACAACCAGCCTCATCCTAGTATTGCAGCGTGCTTGACAAGTTTGGGAGGAGCTTACCACCGCTCGGGTCAGCTTGAACTAGCCCTTTCGTCCCATAAAAAAAGTCTATCGATGTGTGAAAAAATCTTTGGTGATACTCCAGACAGCCTTACAATAGGGATTTTACAGAACCTAGGATATGTATTAAAAGATTTAGGAAATCCTAAAGAGGGGCTTGTTTATTATACTAAAGCGCTAAAAATGGCAAAGCAGCTTCATTTAAAGGATAGTCTTATAGTAACTATTTTGCAAAACATGGGGGCGGCTCATAGAGCACTTGGCGAGCCTCAAAAAGCCTTAGACTTATATAGTCAGACCCTTGATAAGTTTCAAAAGCTAACGGATAAAAATTATGATATAGAAATATCCCACTGTCTGAATAATATGGGAACAGCTTCATATGATTTAAAAAACTATAAAAAAGCACTTGACTTTCATAAAGAAAGCCTTTCTATTTTAAAAAAGATTTTTAAGGATAGGGACCACCCGATGATAGCTGGAAGCCTAAAAGAGATAGGGATAGTATATCTTGCTCTAGAAGAACCTCAAAAAGCGGAGGATTATCTTAAAAATGGACTCATAATATTGAAAAGAGTATTTCAGGATAAACCTCACCCTTCTTTAGCTTACACACTCAATAATCTATCCTATGTTCAAAGTCATTTAGGCAATAAAATAGAAGCTGCTAAATATGGAAGACAAGCCTATAAGATAGCGACAGTAGTTTTTGGAGACAGTCATCCAGCTACACAGCAAATAAAAAAAAATTTTGAGCTTTCCGAAAAAGAGGCCCTAGAAGAAGAAATAAAGAGGGCTTCGAATTCACATGGACAATCGTCATCTTCTCATCAAAAACAAACAGTAGAAATGGTTCTACTTACTCACCTTAAAGAGCTGATAAGTAAGTACGGTGATGTGCCAGACCCAAACACTGCTGAGATTCTTAGAGAACTAGGAACCATGGAAAAAAATACAGGAACCCCCCAAAAGGCCCTTTTTTATTACGAGAAATCTCTTGACATGCTAAAAAAACTTCATGGAAACTCTGACCATATTGAAGTTGCTAAAACTCTGAATCAAATAGGCCTTGCACATGCAAGCTTAGGAGATCAAAAAAGCGCTATAACTTTTTTAAAAGAAGCGGTTAAGATGAAGCAAGTGGCTTACAGACACCTGCCCCACATCGATACAGCGAATTCTCTGAATAATTTAGGAGGACTTCTTTTAGTGGAAACAAAACCTAAAGAAGCTCTAAATTACCTTAGTAAAGCATTAAAAATGCTTCAAGCTATCTATCAAGGTAAAGCGAATCATGAAGAGTTTGGCTGCTTAAAAAATATGGGTGAAGCTTATAAAAGTATGAAAGATTACATAAAAGCCCGTAATTATTTTGAAAAGGCTGTAAGAATGCATAAAGCTTGCTTTGGTAACAAGCCTACCCCCCATATAGTCCAAGCCTTACTCAGTATAGGAATGTTTTCTGAAATGATTAAAGATCCTGAAAAAGCATTTGAAGCATATAGGCAAGGCCTTATTACTTATACAACACTCTATGGTGAGCAGCCTCAACATAATTTATTTATGCTTTTGAATGGTATTGGTTCTGCTGCAGAGGACTTAGGGAAAAAGAAAATGGCTGCTGAATATTCAATAAAAGCCCATGATACAGCAAAAAAAGTCTTTGGGCCCAACCATCCTATAACAGAGCTGGCCAGGAAGAGGTTTTTTTCTTTAAATGGTATTATAGATCTTGGGAATGGCAAGATAGCAATTAATTTCGATAGCTTATTCAAGTAG
- a CDS encoding DnaA ATPase domain-containing protein, protein MKQWNELLRQFDQELGKETVTKWLRSLKVIKFDAANLYLDATDTFQINWFKEYVAPLLPHRFVTARGKPIKIHFSIGGNPCDIKKKKEVVEAPSLFPSDPLQPHATFDEFVVGKSENLPYKIFSELVEGNLPLGGYNPIYIYGPKGCGKSHLLMATGAALEGQGKRCFYVRADTFTEHVIRAFRSTSLQEFRHAYRDIEVLLIDDVELFSRKRATQEELFHTFNRLHTAGLQIIVSSALAPQMLEEIEERLVSRFEWGITLSLTPPSLEEKEMILENRAEALALPLDPPLKSYLLDSFKNLHSLIQALEALALRLPHVKGAPDLEIATFHLKDLAEKEKETFLTPEKVLKIVANQFGIKTEDILGKAQNKECALPRQIAMYLCRENLKMPFLKIGRMFSRDHSTVMTSVKRVKKGIEKKEEGFLLPLSDIQRILV, encoded by the coding sequence ATGAAACAGTGGAATGAGCTCCTAAGGCAGTTTGATCAAGAACTGGGGAAGGAGACGGTCACCAAATGGCTCCGCTCTTTAAAGGTGATCAAGTTTGATGCTGCCAACCTCTATCTCGATGCCACTGATACTTTTCAAATCAACTGGTTTAAGGAGTATGTCGCCCCCTTACTCCCCCACCGGTTTGTCACGGCGCGGGGAAAACCGATCAAGATTCATTTTTCGATTGGGGGAAACCCTTGCGATATCAAGAAAAAAAAGGAAGTGGTCGAAGCGCCTTCTCTCTTCCCCTCCGATCCCCTGCAGCCCCATGCTACGTTCGACGAGTTTGTTGTGGGCAAGAGTGAAAACCTCCCCTACAAAATCTTCAGCGAGCTTGTCGAAGGAAACCTTCCGCTTGGCGGTTATAACCCGATCTACATTTATGGCCCCAAAGGGTGTGGGAAGTCCCACCTTCTGATGGCGACGGGAGCTGCTCTTGAAGGTCAAGGGAAGCGGTGCTTCTATGTGCGTGCGGATACCTTTACCGAACATGTGATCCGCGCTTTTCGCTCGACGTCGCTCCAAGAGTTTCGCCACGCCTACCGCGACATCGAAGTCCTTCTGATCGATGATGTCGAACTTTTTTCCCGCAAAAGGGCGACCCAAGAAGAGCTTTTCCACACCTTTAACCGCCTCCATACCGCCGGCCTTCAGATCATTGTAAGTAGCGCTCTGGCTCCCCAAATGCTCGAAGAGATCGAAGAGCGTCTTGTCAGCCGCTTTGAGTGGGGGATCACCCTCTCCCTTACCCCTCCTAGCCTGGAAGAAAAGGAAATGATCCTTGAAAACCGGGCAGAGGCTTTAGCTCTTCCCCTTGATCCTCCCCTTAAATCCTATCTTTTGGACTCATTTAAAAACCTCCACTCCCTTATTCAAGCGCTCGAAGCGCTTGCCCTCCGCCTCCCCCATGTGAAGGGAGCGCCTGACCTAGAAATCGCTACCTTCCACCTCAAAGACCTTGCCGAAAAGGAAAAGGAAACTTTTCTCACCCCTGAAAAGGTTTTAAAAATCGTGGCCAATCAATTTGGGATTAAGACCGAGGATATTCTCGGCAAGGCGCAGAATAAAGAGTGTGCGCTTCCACGGCAGATTGCGATGTATCTGTGTCGAGAAAATCTCAAAATGCCCTTTTTAAAGATTGGGAGGATGTTTTCCCGTGACCATTCGACGGTGATGACAAGTGTCAAGAGGGTAAAGAAGGGAATCGAAAAAAAAGAGGAAGGATTTCTCCTTCCTCTCTCAGATATTCAACGTATATTGGTTTGA
- the yidC gene encoding membrane protein insertase YidC — MNKRFVIFVLSMTVVLFFVNQYFTDQKQKEYDAQQQQKEELTEERLLSKEENIAARRARPQDLPLVQVYSDGEERQPLTWGAVAGERSYFVTSWEKNWPQSVIIGGQSARLVETDDHFALYTTSHQPEIDSVYLPELGTHDVQVVTFSEEGPLVTLGEYDDGQLFFPSVIPQKNGIVLYRVDGQYLPVGIWSGTFIPLIKLTNFTPLVHYRVEQAPLQKMTDQDFFVLENETMQVVFSNLGGAIAEINLPFRSEHDEESVVLPINFDRIIKKRYTANSHFPSRIYETVEQGQMVTKQPAKGGYYPLLRRGIEPGSGVPPYEVPPRFYAFNTLSEDPETAQAIYKVVDFNETMIRFEASFPNRRIIKTYSFPKEGSAKAPYCLDVSIKVDGDTRGLWVGSGVPEVELISGNPAPTLKFSTVQNSKRVVEKLSLPKLSTTMSAIQPDWISNSNGYFTLIMDPVTQIGTGFQANNIPGNLDPTRITMIDSQHDLYPASKYPGYEIHMPLRRTSEPMEFRFYAGPTDKNILTLVSNTLTNPVTGYSPKYTETQSFHGWFSFISEPFAKFLYFILDFFHMITGSWGFSIILLTVVLRIMMYPLNAWSIKSTLRLQEISPQLQKLQAKHKKEGKKDPKKAQMEMMAFYKENKINPFGGCLPLIIQMPFLFGMFDLLKSTFPLRGASFIPGWIDNLTAPDVVFSWSYPIPFIGTSFHLLPVLLGVVMFFQQKMAAAQNKNKGPLTEQQQQQQKMGRIMTIVFTFLFYKFPSGLNLYWLSSMSLQILQQWYMAKRQAKGKKGSREILVKPKKNLPR, encoded by the coding sequence ATGAACAAGCGCTTTGTAATTTTTGTCCTCTCAATGACGGTCGTCCTCTTCTTCGTCAATCAATATTTTACCGATCAAAAGCAGAAGGAGTATGACGCGCAGCAGCAGCAAAAAGAGGAGCTCACCGAAGAACGCCTCCTTTCGAAAGAGGAAAACATTGCCGCACGGCGTGCACGTCCCCAAGACCTCCCCCTTGTTCAAGTCTATTCTGATGGAGAGGAGCGCCAACCTTTGACATGGGGAGCGGTTGCCGGCGAGAGAAGCTACTTTGTCACCTCCTGGGAAAAAAATTGGCCCCAATCGGTGATCATCGGGGGGCAAAGTGCCCGCCTGGTCGAGACCGATGACCATTTTGCCCTCTATACCACGAGCCACCAGCCAGAGATTGACTCGGTCTACCTTCCCGAGCTGGGGACCCACGATGTGCAGGTGGTCACCTTTAGTGAAGAAGGGCCCCTGGTCACTCTTGGAGAATATGATGATGGACAGCTCTTTTTCCCCAGTGTCATCCCTCAAAAAAATGGAATCGTCCTCTACAGGGTCGATGGACAATACCTCCCTGTTGGGATCTGGAGTGGCACCTTTATTCCCCTAATAAAACTCACCAACTTCACCCCTCTCGTCCATTACCGCGTTGAGCAAGCCCCCCTGCAAAAGATGACCGACCAAGACTTCTTTGTCCTCGAAAATGAGACGATGCAGGTGGTCTTCTCCAACTTAGGAGGAGCGATTGCCGAAATCAACCTCCCTTTCCGCTCAGAGCACGATGAAGAGAGCGTTGTCCTCCCGATCAACTTTGACCGGATTATTAAGAAAAGATATACCGCTAATAGCCACTTCCCTAGCCGCATCTATGAAACGGTGGAACAAGGGCAGATGGTCACAAAGCAACCTGCAAAAGGAGGCTATTACCCCCTTTTAAGACGAGGGATTGAGCCAGGAAGTGGCGTTCCTCCTTACGAAGTCCCCCCCCGATTTTATGCCTTTAACACCCTCTCCGAAGACCCTGAAACGGCGCAAGCAATTTACAAAGTGGTCGACTTTAATGAGACAATGATCCGCTTTGAAGCGAGCTTCCCCAATAGACGGATCATCAAAACCTATAGCTTCCCAAAAGAGGGAAGCGCAAAGGCCCCTTACTGCCTCGATGTTTCGATCAAGGTGGATGGCGACACGCGCGGCCTCTGGGTTGGCTCGGGAGTACCTGAGGTGGAGCTCATCTCTGGAAACCCTGCCCCTACACTCAAGTTCAGTACCGTCCAAAATAGTAAGCGGGTCGTTGAAAAGCTCTCTCTCCCGAAACTCTCGACAACGATGAGCGCGATTCAGCCCGATTGGATCTCCAACTCTAATGGTTATTTTACCCTTATTATGGACCCTGTCACCCAAATTGGAACGGGGTTTCAAGCAAATAACATCCCTGGAAATCTCGATCCCACCCGGATCACGATGATCGACTCGCAGCATGATCTTTACCCAGCTAGTAAATATCCTGGCTATGAGATCCATATGCCGCTGCGGCGTACTTCTGAGCCGATGGAGTTCCGTTTTTATGCAGGTCCTACCGATAAAAATATTCTCACCCTTGTCAGCAATACCCTCACCAACCCCGTCACGGGATATAGCCCTAAATATACCGAAACGCAAAGCTTCCACGGCTGGTTCTCCTTTATCTCAGAACCCTTTGCTAAGTTTCTCTACTTTATCTTGGACTTCTTCCACATGATCACCGGCTCATGGGGCTTTTCAATCATCTTACTCACCGTCGTCCTCCGGATCATGATGTACCCCTTGAACGCCTGGTCGATCAAGTCAACGCTAAGGCTTCAGGAGATTAGCCCTCAGCTCCAGAAGTTGCAAGCCAAACATAAGAAAGAGGGGAAAAAAGATCCGAAGAAAGCGCAGATGGAGATGATGGCTTTCTACAAGGAAAATAAGATCAACCCTTTTGGTGGGTGTTTGCCCCTCATCATCCAGATGCCTTTCCTCTTTGGAATGTTTGACCTATTGAAGTCAACCTTCCCCCTAAGGGGAGCCAGCTTCATCCCCGGCTGGATCGATAATTTAACAGCCCCTGACGTGGTCTTCTCATGGAGCTACCCGATCCCCTTTATTGGAACCTCGTTCCACCTCCTTCCAGTTTTGCTCGGGGTGGTGATGTTCTTCCAACAAAAAATGGCCGCTGCACAGAATAAAAATAAGGGACCGTTGACCGAACAGCAACAGCAACAGCAAAAGATGGGACGGATCATGACGATCGTCTTCACCTTCCTCTTCTACAAATTCCCCTCGGGCCTTAACCTCTACTGGCTCTCTTCGATGAGCCTCCAAATCCTCCAGCAGTGGTACATGGCAAAAAGACAGGCCAAAGGAAAGAAAGGCTCCCGGGAAATTTTAGTAAAACCGAAGAAGAATCTACCCCGATAG
- a CDS encoding acyl-CoA thioesterase, with amino-acid sequence MFTYHRTIRVQDTDATGVLYFANQLQIGMEAFEEFLASQGFSLNEMIEKKKFLLPVVHAEADFAAPLYLGDQLEVTLSFSHIGNRSFTHTSDILKGGKKVGTVTIIHAVLCPKTKRATPIPLELSKIFTCA; translated from the coding sequence ATGTTTACATATCATCGCACCATCCGCGTTCAGGACACCGATGCCACTGGAGTCCTTTACTTTGCAAACCAGCTCCAAATCGGAATGGAGGCTTTTGAGGAATTCCTTGCCTCTCAAGGGTTTTCTTTAAACGAAATGATTGAAAAGAAAAAATTTCTCTTACCAGTGGTCCATGCCGAAGCTGACTTTGCTGCCCCCCTCTACTTAGGCGATCAGCTTGAGGTGACCCTTTCCTTTTCCCATATTGGCAACCGCTCCTTTACCCACACCTCTGATATCCTTAAAGGGGGCAAAAAGGTGGGAACCGTTACGATCATCCACGCAGTCCTCTGCCCCAAAACAAAACGGGCAACTCCGATTCCTCTGGAGCTGAGTAAAATTTTTACTTGCGCTTAA
- the menE gene encoding o-succinylbenzoate--CoA ligase, with protein MEQFECPFSLYGRKAPNRVALTSAEKKWTYQECERLIVGTASLLKKQGVKKGDRVALLPTKEFPSPLIFFALFRLGAIACPLNTYDPLTLLPEKLDRLGAPLLLFPDGTALPKMKQITLHFSKVIHKGKPSGQTFLEKKALATYLFTSGTTGKAKIACHSLGNHYYSALGSNRYLPIGAEDRYQLSLPLYHIAGIALLFRTFLAGGAVAFSEEGITHLSLVPTQLKRLLDKETLPNYKHILLGGAPISPTLYQEARGRGLPIHPTYGMTEMSSQITSLFDESPLSMGHPLPYREIKIGTGGEIWVRGKALFQGYLDEGLPLNSEGYFETGDLGTYCPKQGLQISGRKDRLFISGGENIYPEEIERLLQSIEGITYAEVVPTPDEEFGFRPTAYIESDQGYEEEALKSYLEDFLPRFKIPIAFLASSDGFEKRRLSPKW; from the coding sequence ATGGAACAATTTGAGTGTCCTTTTTCTTTATATGGACGGAAAGCTCCTAACCGGGTGGCACTCACCTCAGCTGAAAAAAAGTGGACCTATCAAGAGTGTGAAAGGCTCATTGTAGGAACAGCCTCTTTGCTCAAAAAGCAAGGGGTGAAAAAGGGAGATCGGGTCGCCCTATTGCCAACGAAGGAGTTCCCCTCCCCGCTTATTTTCTTTGCCCTTTTTCGCCTAGGGGCGATCGCTTGCCCTTTAAATACCTATGATCCGTTGACTCTTCTCCCTGAAAAGCTTGACCGACTCGGCGCTCCTCTCCTCCTCTTTCCCGATGGAACCGCGCTCCCAAAAATGAAGCAGATCACCCTCCACTTTTCAAAGGTGATCCACAAGGGGAAACCGAGTGGACAAACCTTCCTAGAAAAAAAGGCTTTGGCCACCTATCTTTTTACCTCGGGAACCACGGGGAAGGCAAAGATCGCTTGCCACTCTCTTGGCAACCATTACTATAGCGCCCTGGGTTCGAATCGGTACCTTCCCATTGGCGCTGAAGACCGCTACCAACTCTCTTTACCCCTTTATCATATTGCTGGGATCGCCCTTCTCTTCCGCACCTTTCTAGCTGGGGGAGCTGTTGCTTTTTCTGAAGAGGGCATCACCCACCTTTCACTCGTTCCCACCCAACTGAAACGCCTTCTCGACAAGGAAACCCTCCCCAACTACAAACATATTTTGCTGGGAGGAGCGCCGATTTCTCCCACCCTTTATCAAGAGGCAAGGGGGCGGGGCCTTCCGATCCATCCCACCTATGGGATGACTGAGATGAGCTCTCAGATTACCTCCCTTTTTGACGAAAGTCCCCTTTCGATGGGACACCCCCTCCCCTACCGGGAGATAAAGATCGGAACGGGAGGTGAAATCTGGGTCCGCGGGAAAGCGTTGTTTCAAGGCTATCTCGACGAGGGACTTCCTCTCAATAGCGAGGGCTACTTTGAAACGGGAGATTTGGGAACCTATTGCCCTAAGCAGGGCTTGCAAATTTCAGGGAGAAAAGATCGTCTCTTCATCAGCGGCGGAGAAAATATCTATCCCGAAGAGATCGAAAGGCTCCTCCAGAGCATCGAAGGGATCACCTATGCCGAGGTGGTGCCGACTCCCGATGAGGAATTTGGGTTCCGCCCCACTGCTTATATTGAAAGTGATCAAGGATATGAAGAAGAGGCGCTAAAGAGCTATCTTGAGGACTTTTTGCCGCGGTTTAAGATCCCTATTGCGTTTCTTGCTTCTTCTGATGGTTTTGAAAAGCGCCGGTTAAGCCCAAAATGGTAA
- a CDS encoding 1,4-dihydroxy-2-naphthoate polyprenyltransferase → MNIWIEGTRPKTLIASLSPVLIGSVIAWETAFSFAIFFACVAFALLVQVGTNFANDYIDFLKGADTKERKGPRRLVQSGLVSAEKMRRVTFAIFGCAALIGLYLMLIGGWQIGVLALLAILFGYLYTGGPYPLGYLGLGDLFVLVFFGPVAVAGVVYLQTGMFSPVAVLAGCAPGLLSTAILVMNNLRDVEEDHKVKKQTLPVRFGTGFGKWEFAGSIILALVTPLVLWVVTGKHPFSLAAVGTATMGLPLIGTVFRAKEPHALAPLFPKVGKLLTLYTLLFCLGWLF, encoded by the coding sequence ATGAATATCTGGATTGAAGGAACCCGTCCTAAAACGCTCATCGCCTCCCTCTCCCCTGTCTTGATTGGGAGTGTGATCGCCTGGGAAACGGCCTTTAGCTTTGCGATTTTTTTCGCTTGCGTTGCCTTTGCCCTTTTGGTTCAAGTCGGAACCAACTTTGCGAACGACTACATCGACTTTCTGAAAGGAGCTGATACCAAAGAGCGGAAAGGACCCCGCCGCCTCGTTCAGTCGGGGCTTGTCTCGGCTGAAAAAATGCGCCGCGTCACCTTTGCGATTTTTGGATGTGCAGCGCTCATTGGCCTCTACTTGATGCTAATTGGCGGGTGGCAGATCGGCGTTTTGGCCCTTTTGGCGATTTTATTTGGCTACCTCTATACGGGAGGGCCCTATCCCTTGGGCTATTTGGGGCTCGGCGACCTCTTTGTCTTGGTCTTTTTTGGACCGGTGGCGGTGGCTGGGGTGGTCTATTTGCAAACGGGAATGTTTTCTCCAGTCGCGGTTTTAGCCGGTTGTGCGCCGGGCCTTCTTTCGACAGCAATTCTAGTGATGAACAATTTGCGTGATGTGGAAGAGGACCACAAGGTGAAAAAGCAGACCCTTCCAGTCCGTTTTGGAACGGGGTTTGGCAAGTGGGAGTTTGCAGGGTCGATTATCCTGGCTCTTGTTACCCCTCTTGTTTTGTGGGTGGTCACAGGCAAACACCCCTTTTCGTTAGCAGCGGTAGGAACGGCGACGATGGGTCTTCCCCTCATCGGAACCGTTTTTAGAGCGAAGGAACCTCATGCCTTGGCCCCTCTTTTCCCTAAGGTGGGAAAGCTGCTGACACTGTATACCCTCCTTTTTTGTTTGGGGTGGCTCTTTTGA
- the menB gene encoding 1,4-dihydroxy-2-naphthoyl-CoA synthase has protein sequence MSLAVELEWKTFGEYTDILYHKRGGIAKITMNRPRIHNAFRPLTVQEMMHALENARNDSEIGVIILTGAGEKAFCSGGDQSIRGEAGYSDDEGTHRLNVLDFQRQIRTCPKPVVAMVAGYAIGGGHVLHVVCDLTIAADNAIFGQTGPKVGSFDGGLGSSYLARIVGQKKAREIWYLCRQYNAQEALEMGLVNHVVPYEELEKTTIEWCEKMLEHSPLALRCLKAGLNADCDGEIGLQELAGNATLLYYMSEEAQEGHHAFLEKRKPNFKQFPKRP, from the coding sequence ATGAGCTTAGCTGTCGAACTCGAATGGAAGACTTTTGGGGAGTACACTGATATCCTCTACCACAAGAGGGGAGGGATTGCGAAAATTACCATGAACCGCCCTCGCATCCACAATGCATTCCGTCCTCTGACGGTGCAGGAGATGATGCACGCCCTTGAAAATGCCCGCAACGACTCGGAGATCGGGGTGATCATCTTAACAGGGGCAGGAGAAAAAGCGTTTTGCTCGGGAGGCGATCAGTCGATCCGGGGCGAAGCGGGCTACTCCGATGACGAAGGAACCCACCGCCTCAATGTTCTCGATTTTCAGCGGCAGATCCGCACCTGCCCCAAGCCAGTTGTGGCGATGGTGGCGGGCTACGCCATTGGCGGAGGACATGTCCTCCACGTGGTGTGTGATTTAACCATTGCAGCAGATAATGCGATCTTTGGACAGACGGGTCCTAAAGTGGGCTCTTTTGATGGAGGGCTTGGCTCGAGCTATTTGGCCCGGATCGTCGGTCAAAAAAAGGCGCGGGAAATCTGGTACCTCTGCCGCCAATATAACGCTCAGGAAGCGCTTGAGATGGGGCTGGTCAATCATGTGGTCCCTTACGAAGAGCTCGAAAAAACAACGATCGAGTGGTGTGAAAAAATGCTCGAACACTCGCCGCTTGCTTTACGCTGTTTAAAGGCGGGACTCAACGCTGACTGCGATGGGGAGATCGGCTTGCAAGAACTTGCAGGGAATGCGACCCTCCTCTACTACATGTCGGAAGAGGCGCAAGAGGGACACCACGCCTTCTTAGAAAAGCGGAAGCCCAACTTTAAACAGTTCCCCAAGCGCCCATGA